The genomic stretch CTTCCTGAAGGATTCACTCACCCAGGTTCACCAAATGGTGAATTCACTAAAGAAACTGATATCATGGACGTATGGTTCGATTCAGGTTCTTCATGGAATGGTGTGATGAACGCTCGTGAAGGTTTGGAATATCCAGCTGATCTTTACCTTGAAGGTTCTGACCAATACCGTGGTTGGTTCAACTCATCATTGATTACTTCAGTTGCCGTTAACGGACATGCACCTTACAAAGCTGTGCTTTCACAAGGTTTTGTTCTTGATGGTAAAGGTGAAAAAATGTCTAAATCTAAAGGTAACATCATTTCACCAAACGACGTTGCAAAACAATACGGTGCTGAAATCCTTCGTTTGTGGGTTGCTTCAGTAGATACTGACGCTGACGTACGTGTTTCTATGGAAATCCTTGGTCAAGTTTCAGAAACTTACCGTAAAATCCGTAACACACTTCGTTTCTTGATTGCTAATACAACTGATTTCAATCCAAATAAAGATGCTGTAGCTTACGAAGACTTGCGTTCAGTTGATAAATACATGACTGTTAAATTCAACCAATTGGTAGCAACAATCCGTAAAGCTTATGAAGACTATGACTTCATGACAATTTACAAAGCTGTTGTTAACTTCATCACAGTTGATTTGTCAGCATTCTACCTTGATTTTGCCAAAGACGTTGTTTACATCGAAGCAGCAGACAATATTGCTCGCCGTCAAATGCAAACAGTCTTCTACGATATCTTGGTTAAAATCACTAAATTATTGACTCCAATTCTTCCACACACAGCTGAAGAAATTTGGTCATACCTTGAATTCGAACCAGAAGAATTCGTTCAATTATCAGAATTACCAGATGCTGAAGTCTTCGAAGGTCAAGAAAACATTCTTGAAGAATGGGATGCCTTCATGACACTTCGTAACCAAGCTCAAAAAGCTTTGGAAGAAGCTCGTAACGCTAAAGTTATTGGTAAATCATTAGAAGCTCACTTGACAATTTACGCTGGTGAAGAAGTGAAAACTCTTCTTGCAGCCCTTGATAGCGACATTGCTCAATTGTTGATCGTATCACAATTGACTGTTACTGACGAAGCTGCTCCAGCAGATGCAGTTGCCTTTGATGGTGTTGCCTTTACAGTAGCACATGCTGAAGGTGAAGTTTGTGATCGTTGCCGTCGCGTAGACCCAACAGCTAAAGAACGTTCATACGGTGTTACAATTTGTGACCACTGTGCTGAAATCGTTGAAGCTAACTTCCCAGAAGCAGTTGCAGAAGGCTTTGAAGTTAAAGCAAAATAATGCGATAACCTATAATAACTAAAAACGAACTCATTTGAGTTCGTTTTTTTTGTATGTAAACTAAAAAAATCAGGTTTTAAAAACCTGATTAGTGAACTGTTGGGAAGGAAATTTCAATTAGATTTGCTGTATGCAAGGTTTTCAACTGATCTAATTGAACGGTAGATTTGTCAATTTTGCGTTTGAGGAAAAATTCCCGAATGGCTTCGATTTCACTTTCTTTGATAGCACGATACTTGTTTGAAATCAACAGTTCGTAATGACTTGGTGCTTTAGTGAAAACAACATCGGTATTTCCTGCAGAGTAAGTCTCAACGAGTTTAGCGTCCGTGTTTCGAAGCTGGTTACGAACTAGCTCGGAATGACTACTTGTTGTGTTGATTAACCTCATAAATTTCCTCCTATGAACTTTCTACCATTATTATAACACTATTTTAGGTGAAAAACTTAGATTATGAGATTTTAATGATGATTTTTTTTCCAAGCATCAACACCCCATTTATGGCTGCCACGTTTTAATTTTACAATAGCTTCATCGACTGGGAACCAAGCAAGGTGATTAAAATCTTCAAGTGGTGCCCCAATTTTTTCATAATGTGTGACTTCATAGAGGTAAGCTGGGTTATAAAAATAAGTATCACGATGACGTGAGTAGAAGTACTCGTCAGCTTGTCCGTAATAATAACCAATTTCAGCTGAAAATCCGAGTTCTTCAATAAGTTCGCGTTTTAAAGCTGAAAAATGATCTTCGCCCGCTTCGATTTCTCCGCCTGGAAGGAACCAAGAGCCGTTAGGGGCTTGAACTAAAATAATTTGGTCTTTAGTCGCATTTGGAATGATGGCATACACTCCGTAGCGAGCTTTGTAATCAACGTTATCAAGTTTTTCACCAAAAGTTGGGTTTGACATAATATTCTCCTATAAAACAAGTGTCCGAATGAGTGGAGATGGAATGATTAATCTCTAAAGTAGATTTGTAAGAGTGGCTATTGTTGTTATTATACTAAAAAAAGTTGTCTTTTGCTAGAAAATTGTCGGAATATTTTGATTTCTGGATTGTTAAAAAAGCCTAGAAAGCTAAAAACTTCCTAGACTTTGCTTTTATTATTCTGCTGAAACAGTTTCTTCTTTTTCAACTTTTTTAGCTGATTTGATGATGATTTTACCATTGCTTGTCATCACAGCTTTTAAATCTTTTTCAGTTGGGTGTTCAAGGTAGAAGTCTGTAATAGCATCTTCAATGTGATCTTGGATAGTTCGACGAAGTGGACGAGCGCCCATCTTAGGATCATATCCAAGGTCAACTAGTTTTTCTTTAACTTTGTCTGTTACTTCAAGGTGAATATCGTTAGTTGCCAAACGGTTGTTAACATCGTCAAGCATGAGGTTAACGATATGAAGGAGATTATCTTTGCTTAGTGCTTTGAATTCGATAATGCCGTCAAAACGGTTCATGAATTCAGGGCTGAAGAAGTCTCCAAGTTGACCAAGAACAGAATTTGTACGTCCTTCACGAGCAGCACCGAAACCAACAGAAGCTTCAGATTTGCCAGTACCAGCGTTAGATGTCATGATGATAATTGTATCTTTAAAGCTTACAGTGCGTCCTTGACCGTCAGTTAAACGCCCATCGTCAAGAACTTGCAAGAACATGTGCATGACATCAGGGTGTGCTTTTTCAACTTCATCAAGCAAGATGAGTGAGTATGGATTTCGACGAACTTTTTCAGTCAACTGACCAGCTTCTTCGTAACCAACATATCCTGGAGGGGCTCCGACGAGTTTAGCGACGGCGTGTTTTTCCATGTATTCAGACATGTCAAAGCGAATCATGCTATCAGCTGAACCGAAGAGTTCAATAGCGAGTTGTTTTGAAAGTTCAGTTTTACCAACACCAGTAGGACCGACAAAGAGGAATGAACCAATTGGACGGTTTGGTGTACCAAGACCAACACGGTTACGACGGATAGCTTTGGCAATCTTATCAACGGCTTCATCTTGACCAATAACGTGTTCTTTCAAGTCATCAGCAAGGTGAATTAATTGTGATTGTTCTTTTTCTTTTAAGTCACCAACAGGGATGTTTGTTTTTTCTTCAACGATTGCTTCGATAGTTTTCTCAGTAATCACTGGAATATCATCTTCGTTGATGGTTTGTTTTTGCATTTCCTTGTATTTAGCGATTTGATCACGGAAATATGCTGCGCGTTCATAATCTTCTTCACGAGTAGCTTGAGTTTTTAGGTTTTCTGCTTGAACTAAACGTTTGTCAATTTCTTTTGGATCAACAAAGTTGAGTGTCAAGTTCATCTTAGAACCCGCTTCATCGAGAAGGTCAATAGCTTTATCTGGAAGGAAACGGTCTTGAATGTAGCGATTTGAAAGGGTAGCAGCAGCTTCGATAGCATCATCACTGTATTTGACATGGTGATAATCTTCGTATTTCTTTTGAATACCACGAAGAATAGTGATAGTTTCTTCGACGCTTGGTTCGTCAACTTTTACAGGTTGCATACGACGTTCAAGCGCAGCATCTTTTTCGATGATACGGTATTCATTGAGAGTAGTTGCACCAACCAATTGTAGCTCGCCACGAGCAAGAGCGGGTTTCAAGATGTTACCAGCATCCATGTTACCGTCACCAGCATTACCAGCGCCGACAATTTCGTGGATTTCATCGATGAAGAGGATAACATCTTTACGTTCACGGATTTCTTCCATGAGTTTTTGCATACGTTCTTCAAATTGACCACGAATACCAGTTCCTTGAACAAGGCTTACCACGTCTAGGCGGATAACTTGTTTATTTTGGAGTTTTTGTGGAACGTTACCGTCTACAATTTTTTGGGCTAATCCTTCAACAACGGCAGTTTTACCAACACCAGGTTCTCCGATAAGAACAGGATTGTTTTTTGTACGGCGGTTAAGAATTTCGATAACACGAACAATTTCAGCATCACGTCCGATGACAGGGTCGATATCACCACGACGTGCGATATCAGTAACATTGATACCAAATTCTTCTAGCAAGCCCTTAGGTTCTTGCTGTGCTGGTCCGTTTGGGCGGAAATTGTTGTTGCCATTGCCACCGCGTCCGTTATTATTGCCTCCACCAGATTGAGTTGGAGGAGTATTTTGGAATCCTTGGCTTCCAAATGCTGGGAAGCCGCTGAGATTACTAAAGAAATCGTCGAAAGGATTCGATGATTGGTTTGTTTGGTTAGAAGATGATTGAGGATTACCTCCTAATCCTCCTAAAATAGCGTTATTTGGGTCAGTTTTCATAATTTGATAGCAATTTTGACACAAATCAATTTGCTTTTGCTGACCATTGACATTTGTATACAGGTGAATAGTAGATTCATTTAAATGACAATTTTGACAGAGCATATAAAATACCCTCCTTTCGTAATGTCTGACTAAAACAATAAAGGTCAAAGATAGTCAGATTTCATACTTACATTATAGCACTAGCCACTAGGAAATCAAGTAAAAAGCATTAAAAATTAGCACTCTTATAAAAAGAGTGCTAATTTTTTTCAGGGTCAATTTGACTAGCAGCCATAGACCCCATAATAGCTCCAAAGATAAAACCAGAAAAAATGAGGATGCTTAAGAAGAGAGGATTGAACAAAATTTCAAAAGGATTTTCACCTTCTTGCCATTTGATAAACATGTTAAAAACAAGCATAAAAATGGCAAAAACAACTCCACTAAGCCAGCCTTTTTTCTTAGCTTTTTGACGCTCTTTCTCAAGCTTATCTCTAGGGATTTCAAGAGGTCCCTGTAAGTCTCTATTGGTCAGCATTGTCATCATAACCATTGGCATGACAAAAATAATGACAAAAGCGTTGCAGTAGAGAAAAATTTCAGCAGATACTTTCCAGACAGTGCTCAAGAGAAAGGTAAGAGCTGTTGAAATAAATTCAAAAAGGAAGAGCAAGATAAATAATTTATTTCCAATACGGTTAACTTCTTGTTCACGGTATTCGTCCAATGCTCCATTAATACCATAAAATCGTTTGATGAATCGTGGCCATAGCGGCCCTTTACTTTTTTTCATGACTAAATCTCCTAAATCCCAATTCCTTTTTAAAGATGGCGAGTCTCCCAAAATAGTGTATTTAGATCAGTTCCTAATGCCTCGGCTAACTTGATGCAAAGGTCAAGTGAAGGATTGTACTTGTTATTTTCAATTAAATTAACGGTTTGCCTTGCGATTCCTATTTGCTTAGCAAGGGCTAGCTGAGAAATACCTAAATTAGTTCGAAATTCTTTAACTCGGTTCATTATTCCATCCTAATCTTTCTTGTACCAAGTATAGTACAATATATGTGACATGTCAATTATAAATGACATGTTTTTCTGAATTAAAATTTATTTTTATTCAAAATAGACTTGACAAGATGTATAATTATGCTAAAATTAGGTATATTATTCAAGAAGAAAAGGATGGATTGGCCTATGGTTTTTAATAATTCGTTTTTGAAAGAGATTGATTTTACTAAGGAAGAGCTAACTAATCTCATTGATTTGGGATTGAAATTTAAAGAGTTGAAAAAGAAGAAAATTGCTCATAAATATTTAGAAGGCTTAAATATTGCTCTTATTTTCGAGAAGACAAGTACCAGAACACGTTCTGCTTTTACAGTAGCTGGACAAGATTTAGGGATGAATGTGACTTATCTTGGAAGTAGTGAAATTCAACTTGGCAAAAAAGAATCCGTAATTGATACGGCAAAAGTTCTAGGTTCAATGTTTGACGGGATTGAATATCGTGGCTTCAAGCAATCTGATGTTGAAGCTTTAGCGGAATTCTCTGGTGTGCCTGTCTGGAATGGTTTGACAGATACTTGGCATCCAACGCAAATGATTGCTGACTTTATGACATTAAAAGAAGTTTTCGGAAAACTAGAAGGTTTGACAATCGCTTATGTTGGCGATGGTCGTAACAACATGGCAAATTCTTTGCTAGTTACCTCAGCCATTCTTGGCGTGAATGTAAAAATCATTGCGCCATCCAGCTTGCAGCCAGAAAAAGAAATCATCGAGATTGCACAAGCACACAATAATGGAGCTGAGTTGACTATTACTGATGACCTTGATGCTGTTTGTGGCGTTGATATGCTTTACACAGACGTTTGGGTGTCAATGGGCGAAAAAGTTGATTTTAAAGAACGTATCGACCTTTTGTTACCTTATCAAATTAATGCTGATTTGGTTGAAAAGACAGGAAATCCAGATGTGATTGTCATGCATTGCTTGCCTGCTTTCCATGATTTAAACACAGAAATCGGTCAAGATATCTACGATAAATATGGTTTAGCAGAACTTGAAATTACAGATGAAGTCTTCCAAAAATACAGCTCAGTCATTTTCCAAGAAGCTGAGAACCGTATGCATTCCATCAAAGCGATTATGTATAATTCTCTAAAAGAGATTTAAAACGTTCTTTTTTGACGAGAATTTATGATAAATGTGAGAAAATACACTCTCTTGTTGTTTGTTTAGTAGAAATTATGTTAAAATAGTATGGACAATAAACGAAGAGGAGAATAGTCATGGAATCACATTTGGTGAGAATTATCAATCGTCTTGAATTAATGACGACTGATGGTAGCAATCTTAAACGTAATTTTGAACGTGATGGTGTCGTTGTGGCAGAAGTGTCTTTCAGCAATGACCCTGAAAATGGTCCAGTTTTCACTTTGCGTGATGTTGAAGCACGTGAGTCTTACTCATTTGACAGCATTGATTTGATCGCAATGGAAATTTACGATCTTCTTTACTAAGATAAAGAAAAAATTCAGACACAGTATAAGGGCAAAGGATTTTTAGTCCTTTCCATCCTATTTTTAAGTGTGGTTTCTGTGCTTTCTTATATTGCTATTTTGAATTGATAAAAGCCTAGGATTTTCTAGGCTTTTTTGTTTTTTATAAATGCCTGATTATTAGGTAAAAATTCTTTTTAATCGTTTTGAATAGAAGTGTCTAAAATCCCTATATATCAGGCTTTTTAAGCCAAACCATCCGTTAGTGTTGATTGGTATTTTTATTCAACATATGTTATAATTAATTGATTATTGCTTATAGGAGACACAAATGGATTTTTCATTTTTACCAAAGTATTGGGCTTATTTTAACTATGGTGTCCTTGTAACCATTATGATTTCAGCTTGTGTTGTCTTTTTTGGGACAATCATTGGTATCTTGGTTGCTTTAGTTAAACGTACAAATATTAAAATTTTAAATTGGATTGCTAGTTTTTATGTTTGGGTCTTTCGTGGAACTCCGATGGTCGTGCAAATCATGATTGCCTTTGCTTGGATGCATTTTAGTAATGCACCTATCGTAGGTTTTGGCGTTTTGGACCTTGACTTTTCACGTTTGTTTCCAGGTATTATTATTATTTCGCTAAATAGCGGAGCTTATATTTCTGAAATTGTTCGTGCTGGTATCGAAGCAGTGCCAAAAGGGCAACTTGAAGCGGCTTATTCATTAGGAATTCGCCCTGTGAATGCAATGCGTTATGTTATTTTGCCACAAGCCCTTAAAAATATTTTACCAGCTCTTGGTAATGAATTTATTACGATTATCAAAGATAGTTCACTTCTTCAAACGATCGGTGTTATGGAATTGTGGAACGGTGCACAATCAGTCGTAACAGCTACATATCTACCAATTACGCCATTGTTGTTTGCTGCATTCTATTACCTCATGGTGACTACAGTCTTGTCATTCTTACTTAAAAAACTTGAAAATCGTATGGGAAATGGAGGTAGCAACTAATGTCAGAGACTCTTATTTCAATTAAAGGCCTTCACAAATACTTCGGAAAAAATGAAGTGCTTAAAGGCATTGATCTTGATATTAAAGCAGGCGAAGTTGTTGTTATCATCGGCCCTTCAGGATCTGGGAAATCAACTTTCCTTCGTACAATGAACTTGCTTGAAACACCTACTAAGGGTGTGATTACCTTTGAAGGTGTCGATATTACTGATAAGAAAAATGACATTTTCAAAATGCGTGAAAAAATGGGAATGGTTTTCCAACAATTTAACCTCTTCCCAAATATGACAGTGCTTGATAATATCACTTTGTCACCAATTAAGACAAAAGGTGTTTCTAAAGAAGAAGCGCAAGCTAAAGCTTATGATTTGCTAGATAAAGTTGGGCTTCGTGATAAAGCTGATGCCTATCCAACAAGCTTATCAGGTGGTCAACAACAACGTATTGCTATTGCGCGTGGTCTTGCCATGGACCCAGATGTTCTTCTTTTTGATGAACCAACATCAGCGCTTGACCCAGAAATGGTTGGTGAAGTTCTTGGTGTTATGCAAGATTTGGCGAAATCTGGTATGACAATGGCAATTGTAACGCATGAAATGGGATTTGCGCGTGAAGTTGCTGACCGTGTCATTTTCATGGACGGTGGCGTGATTGTTGAACAAGGTTCACCAGAAGATGTTTTTGAAAATACTAAAGAAGCACGTACAAAAGATTTCTTGAGTAAGGTTTTGTAAGCTAAAAAATAGCCCCAGTTGAGTTACAAACTCGGCTGAGGTTTTTTGTTGTAAAAAACGAAAGTTAAAGGTGCTTAAAAATGAGTGAAATATTAACTATAAATTAGTGGGTTTTATACATTAAGCACACTTAATTTTTATGTTTTAGTTATTTTTAAGAGTGCTTTAGTCTATGAAAGGGCCGTGAAAACAGCTATATTATAACGATTCTAAAAAAGAGTGGTTTTATTTAGAATGATTCTAATCAATGTATAAATAAAGAAAAAAATTAATTTTTATGGTTTTTTTCTTTCATCTTTATGATATAATGATTCGGACGGAAGGTCAAACATTTTATCAAAAAAATTTGGGGAGGTCAAGAAATTTGATTTTGCAGAATGCGAAAGTTGGTATTCCTTACACTATTGTCAGTATTAATTTACCTGATGAGAGTGTTAGACACTTGTCAGATTTGGGGCTAAAGGTTGGTGCCTCACTTAAAGTGATTTCAAAAACGCCAACTAGTGCGATTGTTATGCTTAAATCAAGCCGTTTGGCTTTTGATCAATCGATTTTAAGTCAAATTGATGTCACAGAAGAAGAAGGTGCTCTTTTATCACTTCCTCTTTCAGAACTAAAAGTTGGTGAGTATGCTTACGTTGACGGTATTTATGCAATGAATGAAGCTAAACGTCGCCTTATGGATATGGGATTGACTCGCCATACAAAAGTTTACTTACGTAAAGTTGCTCCTTTAGGAGACCCAATTGAAATTAGTTTACGCGGTTACGAATTGACACTTCGTAAGTCTGAAGCGCAAATGATTAGTGTCGTTAAAGTAGATAGCGAGGAGGAAAAATGACAGAGATAGCCTTAATCGGTAATCCGAATAGTGGTAAAACAAGTTTATTTAACTTATTGACAGGAACAAGTCAACGTGTTGGTAACTGGCCTGGTGTTACGGTTGAGCGTAAAAGCGGAACAGTCAAAAAACACGCTGATTGGAAAGTCCAAGATTTACCAGGGATTTATTCAATGTCACCTTACACGCCTGAAGAAAAAGTTGCGCGTGATTATTTATTGAGTAATGATGCTGACAGCATTCTTAACGTTGTTGATGCGACAAACTTGGAACGTAACCTTTACTTGACAACTCAATTAATTGAAACAGGTATTCCAGTGACTGTTGCTCTTAATATGAGTGATGCTCTAAAAGCTCAAGGAAAAACAATTAACATTGATAAACTTTCTTATCAATTGGGTGTGCCAGTTATTTCAACAAGTGCGATTAAAAATACTGGTGTTGATAAAGCTATCAAAAAAGCAGCTAATACGACAAAAGCTAGTACTGATCTTATTCAGTACCCAACTTACAGCAATCAGTTTGAAGCTGCTATCAAACAAATTATCGATATTTTAGGAGATGTTGTTCCAGAACGTTCAGCACGTTTTTATGCCATTAAATTATTTGAACGTGACACTTTGGTACAAGAAGAAATTACTTTGTCTGATTTCCAAAAAGGTGAAATTAACCAAGTGATTAAGATTACAGAAGAAATCTTTACAGAGGATTCTGAATCAATCGTTATCAATGAACGTTACGAATTTATCGAACGTGTGGCTAAAATGGCTCAAAACCAAGATAGCAATTTCAAAATGACAGTCTCAGATAAAATTGACCGAATTGTTACCAATCGTATCTTGGCCTTACCAATTTTTGCTGTTGTAATGTTCTTGGTTTACTACCTATCAATTCAAACTGTTGGTACAATGGGAACTGACTGGGTTAATGATGTTCTCTTTGGTGAATTGGTTCCTGGTTGGGTTCAATCTGGTCTTGATGCTCTTCATGTTTCAGGATGGCTAGAATCACTTATCATTGATGGTATTGTAGCTGGTGTCGGAACTGTCCTTGGTTTCTTGCCACAAATCTTTGTCCTATTTATCTGCTTGGGTATTTTGGAAGATATTGGATACATGAGTCGTATTGCATTTGTTATGGACCGTGTCTTCAGACGTTTTGGTTTGTCAGGTAAATCATTTATTCCAATGTTGATCGCAACAGGTTGTGGTGTACCAGCTGTTATGGCAAGTCGTACCATTGAAAATGAACGTGATCGCCGCATCACTATCATGACAGCAACATTCATGCCATGTTCTGCTAAATTAGCGATTATCGCCTTGATTGCAGGTGCTTTCTTCCCAGATAATCCATTTGTTGCGCCATCAACATACTTCATCGGTGTTATTACAATTATCCTTTCAGGGATTGCGCTTAAGAAAACGAAATTACTTGGTAGTTATGTGAGTCCATTTATCATGGAATTACCAGCTTATCACATGCCAAAAATGATGAGTGTTCTTCGTTATGCTTTTGGAAAAGCTCTCAGTTTTGTTAAACGCGCAGGTACAGTTATCTTTAGTTTGACAGTTATTATTTGGTTCATGTCTACATATAATTTCACTTTCCAAGCGATTGATACTGATCATTCTATCTTGGCTTCACTTGGTAAATTGATTTCTTGGCTCTTTGAACCACTTGGATTTGGTAACTGGAAGGCTACAGTTGCTGCAGCAACAGGTCTTGCTGCTAAAGAAGCTGTTGTCGGTACTTTTGGTATTTTGTATAACGATAGTACAACTCATGGTTTGTACCATGCATTGCAATTGGATTACTCAGCTCTTGCAGGTTACTCGTTCTTGATTTTCAACCTTCTTTGTGCACCATGTTTTGCCGCGATGGGAGCTATCAAACGTGAAATGGGTGACGCTAAGTGGACACTCGGTGCTATCGGATTCCAAACAGGTCTCGCTTACGTTGTTAGTCTGATTATTTATCAACTTGGGCTTGTTGCTTTCTACGGTAAAGGTATTAACTTCTGGACAATCGTAGCTGTTGTTCTATTAATTGCGATTATCTACTTTATCGTGAGAAAACCAGCTCAAGAAAAAGAAGAAGTGATTACATTAGATAATCTAGAAAAAGTTGGAGAATAGTGTTTATGGCGACTATTATTATTGCATTGCTAATTGCATTTGCTGTCTTTATGGGCTTACGAAGTTTCATCAAGGGTAAAGGTTCTTGTGGTGATTGCAATTGTTCGTGTCCTGTAAAAGATAGCCAACATAAAAGTGTGAAAATGAAATAACAGAGGAATGCTTGCTCAGCTGAGCAAGTATTTCTTTTGTTGTGTTTTTATAGAATATTCTGATAATTCATCAAAAAATATTTTATTATGAAGTCGCTTTCTGGTATAATAAAAGAAATATATTTTCAGGAGAATTTCATGGCAAAACTTATAGATGGTAAAGCTTTAGCTGCTAAAATGCAAAATGAATTAGTTGAGAAAGTTGAAAAATTAAAAGCTGAAGCTGGTATTGTACCTGGTCTAGTGGTGATTTTGGTTGGTGATGATCCCGCTAGTCAGGTTTATGTGCGTAATAAAGAGCGTTCTGCTAAGAAAGCTGGATTCTTGAGTGAAACGGTTCGTTTATCAGAATCAACTAGCGAAGAAGAATTGATTCAAGTCATTGAGCAATATAATAACGATGATCGCTTCCACGGGATTTTGGTACAGCTACCACTTCCTGCCCACATTAACGACAAACGTGTGATTTTGGCAATTGATCCTAAAAAAGATGTGGATGGTTTTCACCCTATCAATACAGGACACCTTTGGAATGGACGTCCTGTCATGGTGCCATGTACGCCAGCTGGAATCATGGAATTATTGCGTGCTTACGAAGTTGATTTAGAAGGAAAAACGGCAGTTATTATCGGTCGTTCAAATATTGTCGGAAAGCCAATGGCGCAGCTCTTGCTTGATAAAAATGCAACAGTGACACTAGCGCACTCACGTACTCGGGACTTGGCGCGTGTAACAAAACAAGCTGATGTCTTGATTGTGGCAATCGGTCAAGGACATTTTGTGACTAAGGAATTCGTCAAAGAAGGCGCTGTAGTCATTGATGTTGGTATGAACCGTGATGAAAATGGCAAATTAATCGGGGATGTT from Streptococcus ruminicola encodes the following:
- the feoB gene encoding ferrous iron transport protein B, with translation MTEIALIGNPNSGKTSLFNLLTGTSQRVGNWPGVTVERKSGTVKKHADWKVQDLPGIYSMSPYTPEEKVARDYLLSNDADSILNVVDATNLERNLYLTTQLIETGIPVTVALNMSDALKAQGKTINIDKLSYQLGVPVISTSAIKNTGVDKAIKKAANTTKASTDLIQYPTYSNQFEAAIKQIIDILGDVVPERSARFYAIKLFERDTLVQEEITLSDFQKGEINQVIKITEEIFTEDSESIVINERYEFIERVAKMAQNQDSNFKMTVSDKIDRIVTNRILALPIFAVVMFLVYYLSIQTVGTMGTDWVNDVLFGELVPGWVQSGLDALHVSGWLESLIIDGIVAGVGTVLGFLPQIFVLFICLGILEDIGYMSRIAFVMDRVFRRFGLSGKSFIPMLIATGCGVPAVMASRTIENERDRRITIMTATFMPCSAKLAIIALIAGAFFPDNPFVAPSTYFIGVITIILSGIALKKTKLLGSYVSPFIMELPAYHMPKMMSVLRYAFGKALSFVKRAGTVIFSLTVIIWFMSTYNFTFQAIDTDHSILASLGKLISWLFEPLGFGNWKATVAAATGLAAKEAVVGTFGILYNDSTTHGLYHALQLDYSALAGYSFLIFNLLCAPCFAAMGAIKREMGDAKWTLGAIGFQTGLAYVVSLIIYQLGLVAFYGKGINFWTIVAVVLLIAIIYFIVRKPAQEKEEVITLDNLEKVGE
- a CDS encoding bifunctional methylenetetrahydrofolate dehydrogenase/methenyltetrahydrofolate cyclohydrolase, which translates into the protein MAKLIDGKALAAKMQNELVEKVEKLKAEAGIVPGLVVILVGDDPASQVYVRNKERSAKKAGFLSETVRLSESTSEEELIQVIEQYNNDDRFHGILVQLPLPAHINDKRVILAIDPKKDVDGFHPINTGHLWNGRPVMVPCTPAGIMELLRAYEVDLEGKTAVIIGRSNIVGKPMAQLLLDKNATVTLAHSRTRDLARVTKQADVLIVAIGQGHFVTKEFVKEGAVVIDVGMNRDENGKLIGDVKFDEVEPVASLITPVPGGVGPMTITMLMEQTYQSALRSVKA
- a CDS encoding FeoB-associated Cys-rich membrane protein; the encoded protein is MATIIIALLIAFAVFMGLRSFIKGKGSCGDCNCSCPVKDSQHKSVKMK